A stretch of DNA from Thermanaerosceptrum fracticalcis:
GTTAACACTCAAAGAACTGGGTCCGGCCCAACCCAGTACGAAGAGTGATGAAGTCGTGATCGCCCTGTGTCCGGCTTTTGGTGTTCATCAAACGAAGACCATTGTGAACATTCCCCATGCCGAGGTGTTACGGGAAATCATTGCGGGCATTGAGGAAGAAGGTTTACGGGCCCGGGTGATTAGAGTCCTCAGGACCTCTGATGTGGCTTTTGCTGCCCATGACGGGACCAAACTGTCCGGGTCGGGTATTGCCATTGGCCTCCAGTCCAAGGGAACCACGGTGATCCACCAGAAGGACCTGGCTCCTCTCTCCAACCTGGAACTGTTTCCCCAGGCACCATTGCTGGATCTGGCCACTTACCGGGCTATCGGCAAGAACGCGGCCAAGTATGCCAAGGGTGAATCACCTAACCCCGTTCCGGTGAGAAATGACCAGATGGCCCGGCCAAAATACCAGGCCCAAGCGGCTGTGCTCCATATTAAGGAGACGGAACACGTAATACCCGGGGCCAAACCTGTAGAATTAGCCGTGGAGTTTAACTAAGGGGGGGTGAAGAGATGATACAGGAAAAGATGATAGAAGATCTAGTGCGTCAGGTACTACAAAACCTGGTGGTAACACCAGCACCGACTGCCAGTCCGGCCACCGGGAGCCAGGACCTGGACCCGGAGAAAGACTATCCGCTGGCAGTGAAAAGGCCCGAACTGGTTAAGACTCCCACGGGTAAGGGCTTAAAGGACATTACCCTGGAGAAAGTCATCAATAACGAGATCAAAGCCGAAGACCTGCGGATTACGCCGGAAACCCTGCGCATCCAGGCCCAGATTGCCGAAGGGGTGGGGAGGGTACAGTTTGCCAACAACCTGCGCAGGGCTGCAGAATTGACG
This window harbors:
- a CDS encoding propanediol/glycerol family dehydratase medium subunit encodes the protein MQISEQLIREIAAKVILGMQQSVQGPSKVSGVRRLTLKELGPAQPSTKSDEVVIALCPAFGVHQTKTIVNIPHAEVLREIIAGIEEEGLRARVIRVLRTSDVAFAAHDGTKLSGSGIAIGLQSKGTTVIHQKDLAPLSNLELFPQAPLLDLATYRAIGKNAAKYAKGESPNPVPVRNDQMARPKYQAQAAVLHIKETEHVIPGAKPVELAVEFN
- a CDS encoding diol dehydratase small subunit — encoded protein: MIQEKMIEDLVRQVLQNLVVTPAPTASPATGSQDLDPEKDYPLAVKRPELVKTPTGKGLKDITLEKVINNEIKAEDLRITPETLRIQAQIAEGVGRVQFANNLRRAAELTAVPDQRILEIYNALRPYRSTKQELLDIADELESQYQAKINAAFVREAAEVYARRNRLRAE